The DNA sequence CTATATCTAGGTCTAAGCAATTAATGTTCGTGTAGATACCTAGTAACCTAAACTTATTTGGAAATTTCACAAAAAATATCTACCATAACTTTATCAACACGGCTTCTCCTCCTTTTCTCGAAATCAGTTAAAATTCTAAGTGGTATTAACTGGTACTCACCATTAGGTAGCTCTCTCTTAATGAGTATGGGAAGCACACCTATATTAAGTTCATGTTCAGCTATTATCACACTATCTTTGGGATTAAGCTTTGATACGTCAATAAGCGGAGGCGCTCCCATGGTCAACTGCATTGCTCTCGCTGCTACTACTCTAGCCTTTTCATACTTCGTGAGACGAGGGGGACCTATGACTATTTCACTGACATCTCTTACCAACCTTACTGGAACACCCTTCTCGCTACTCATAAACTCTCC is a window from the Ignisphaera sp. genome containing:
- a CDS encoding DNA-directed RNA polymerase subunit K, producing the protein MSSEKGVPVRLVRDVSEIVIGPPRLTKYEKARVVAARAMQLTMGAPPLIDVSKLNPKDSVIIAEHELNIGVLPILIKRELPNGEYQLIPLRILTDFEKRRRSRVDKVMVDIFCEISK